One window of the Caminibacter pacificus genome contains the following:
- a CDS encoding SIR2 family NAD-dependent protein deacylase translates to MVINDYQTAAKIIKDSKFPVAFTGAGISVESGIPPFRGPTGLWSKYDPKILDIDFFMSNPAESWKYIKEIFYDYMGNTQPNDAHKFLAWLEEIGKLKGVITQNIDNLHQKAGSKKVIEFHGTANKMECIDCKRKFYSDSISLETLPPLCPECQGILKPDFVFFGEPIPPKAFEESIRLCENADCLIVVGTTGEIMPASQLPILAKQNGAKIIEINIEPSNYTNSITDIFLNDKATVASNKLKEELKGII, encoded by the coding sequence ATGGTGATTAACGACTACCAAACAGCCGCCAAAATCATAAAAGATTCAAAATTTCCCGTAGCTTTCACGGGAGCCGGTATTTCGGTTGAGAGCGGAATCCCGCCTTTTAGGGGTCCTACGGGACTTTGGAGCAAATACGACCCGAAAATTTTAGATATCGATTTTTTTATGAGTAATCCGGCCGAGAGTTGGAAATATATAAAAGAGATTTTTTATGACTATATGGGAAACACCCAACCAAACGACGCACATAAATTCCTCGCTTGGCTTGAAGAAATAGGAAAACTAAAAGGCGTAATCACTCAAAATATCGATAATCTTCATCAAAAAGCGGGAAGCAAAAAAGTAATAGAATTTCACGGAACGGCAAACAAAATGGAGTGTATTGATTGCAAAAGAAAATTTTACTCAGATTCTATTTCTCTTGAAACCCTACCTCCTCTATGCCCCGAATGCCAAGGAATATTAAAGCCTGATTTCGTATTTTTCGGCGAACCCATTCCACCAAAAGCTTTTGAAGAATCAATAAGACTTTGCGAAAATGCCGACTGCCTCATTGTAGTCGGTACCACGGGAGAAATAATGCCCGCAAGCCAACTACCGATACTCGCAAAACAAAACGGAGCGAAAATCATCGAAATAAATATCGAGCCGTCCAACTATACAAATAGTATCACGGACATTTTCCTAAACGACAAAGCCACAGTTGCAAGTAATAAATTAAAAGAAGAACTAAAAGGGATTATATAA
- a CDS encoding adenylate kinase, which produces MKKKLFLIIGAPGSGKTTDAELIAQRNPDLVVHYSTGDLLRAEVASGSELGKEIASYIDNGKLVPLNIVINTIKSAIEKADKPIVLIDGFPRSVEQMEALDKMLKENNDIDLVAVIEVVVSEDVARERVLGRARGADDNVEVFNNRMKVFLEPLTDIEKFYESQGKLIKINGERTIEEIVDEMEKIVKEKAGV; this is translated from the coding sequence ATGAAGAAAAAATTATTCTTAATCATCGGAGCGCCGGGAAGCGGAAAAACAACTGACGCGGAGCTTATCGCACAAAGAAACCCTGATTTGGTAGTGCACTACTCTACAGGTGATTTACTAAGAGCCGAAGTTGCAAGCGGAAGCGAGCTTGGAAAAGAGATTGCAAGCTACATCGACAACGGAAAATTGGTACCTTTAAATATCGTTATCAATACAATCAAAAGCGCTATCGAAAAAGCGGATAAGCCTATCGTATTAATCGACGGATTCCCAAGAAGCGTAGAGCAAATGGAAGCTCTTGATAAAATGCTAAAAGAAAATAACGACATCGACCTTGTTGCAGTTATCGAAGTGGTGGTAAGCGAAGACGTGGCAAGAGAGAGAGTTCTTGGAAGAGCAAGAGGCGCTGATGATAACGTAGAAGTTTTCAATAACAGAATGAAAGTATTTTTAGAGCCGCTTACGGATATCGAAAAATTCTATGAATCTCAAGGAAAACTTATCAAAATCAACGGTGAGAGAACTATCGAAGAAATCGTAGACGAAATGGAAAAAATCGTAAAAGAAAAAGCAGGAGTGTAA
- a CDS encoding adenylate kinase, with product MILYYGLIAVSVVIIAIAIKNFYSATKIEKNMDNYLFVVTSSKAYYIGATLFALALLVITAFQAMPYVFDIRVFSIVLFFGSIFLLSFSHYVYHTLASKKLNDYEEFFKQFGVDLNNKCEKLMLKYIYSKEKDLKKVKEVFEMNKEKCKEFKK from the coding sequence ATGATATTGTATTACGGATTAATTGCCGTGAGTGTTGTTATTATAGCTATCGCTATAAAAAACTTCTATTCGGCTACAAAAATCGAAAAAAATATGGATAATTATCTTTTTGTCGTAACTTCGTCAAAAGCATATTATATTGGAGCTACGCTTTTTGCGCTTGCATTGCTTGTAATTACCGCTTTTCAGGCGATGCCTTACGTTTTTGATATTAGAGTGTTTTCTATTGTACTGTTTTTCGGTAGTATATTTTTATTATCTTTTTCTCACTATGTCTATCACACGCTTGCAAGCAAAAAGCTTAACGATTACGAAGAGTTTTTTAAACAATTCGGCGTGGATTTAAACAACAAATGCGAGAAATTGATGTTAAAATATATCTATTCCAAAGAAAAAGACCTTAAAAAGGTAAAAGAGGTATTTGAAATGAATAAGGAAAAGTGCAAGGAGTTTAAAAAATAA
- a CDS encoding AAA family ATPase gives MELVYLWIEDYKNIKRQGFTFSPRFKCEFKPKYNEKDELIPEESELIIEEKKDYVNIFPDNINVTAIVGKNGAGKSSVLEVFYGYLYAKENRDNLNKCFIVCKDKNNKLFHITKKNIKSDYQYIEKEKFLNLSYSIFFDFTIFHTISNEGGEVYKKFYSIEPSRTFQTGNQISKVEPVSIHANLKMKSLYFYFLANENKNLLNKLNLPAIKKVKINNKKLLRDVKKIISIIETGLKNENLKGDNYQNFLKEILDKLNIILKKGKKENHENEITKIKDSIKNYFKLSQNDEQYILDTDFSFFKNKEDLIILEILNNIFPVELEFEYQEEYFTYSKLSTGQKIILSYIGIIANNILLYCDGRKIKNIFIFLDEVETGFHPAFQKNLLFIFENVLNIIFKEYNFSLFFLTHSPFILSDLPKENIIFMKDGKNVSNEINIETFGANIHTLLTHGFFMEDGLMGGYAKSKIDEVIKYLNNEESKIASDEEAQKIINIIGEPIIKKELQRKLDSKKLNKINEIEEKITILKERLEILRKNS, from the coding sequence ATGGAACTCGTTTATTTATGGATAGAAGACTACAAAAACATTAAACGTCAAGGATTTACTTTTTCTCCAAGATTCAAATGTGAATTTAAGCCAAAATATAACGAAAAGGATGAGTTAATACCTGAAGAAAGCGAACTAATAATAGAAGAGAAAAAAGATTATGTTAATATATTTCCCGATAATATCAATGTAACGGCAATAGTTGGAAAGAATGGGGCTGGGAAGAGCAGTGTTTTGGAAGTTTTTTATGGATATTTATATGCAAAAGAAAACAGAGATAATTTAAATAAATGTTTTATTGTGTGTAAAGATAAAAATAATAAACTTTTTCATATTACAAAAAAAAATATAAAATCAGATTATCAATATATAGAAAAAGAAAAATTTTTAAATTTAAGTTATTCAATTTTTTTTGATTTTACTATTTTTCATACTATCAGTAATGAAGGCGGCGAAGTTTATAAAAAATTTTATTCCATTGAGCCAAGCAGGACTTTTCAAACCGGAAATCAAATTTCAAAAGTTGAACCCGTATCAATACATGCCAATTTGAAAATGAAATCTTTATATTTTTATTTTTTAGCTAATGAAAACAAAAATTTATTAAATAAATTAAATTTACCAGCTATAAAAAAAGTAAAAATAAATAATAAAAAACTGCTAAGAGATGTAAAAAAAATAATTTCTATCATAGAAACGGGTTTAAAAAATGAAAATCTGAAAGGTGATAATTATCAGAACTTTTTAAAAGAAATTTTAGATAAATTAAACATAATATTGAAAAAAGGCAAAAAAGAAAATCATGAAAATGAAATCACAAAAATTAAAGATTCTATAAAGAATTATTTTAAACTTTCACAAAATGATGAACAGTATATTTTAGATACAGATTTTTCTTTTTTTAAAAATAAGGAAGATTTAATAATATTGGAGATTTTAAATAATATTTTTCCTGTTGAATTGGAATTTGAATATCAAGAAGAATATTTTACATATTCAAAATTAAGTACTGGACAGAAAATCATTTTAAGTTATATTGGAATAATTGCTAATAATATTTTACTGTATTGTGATGGAAGAAAAATAAAAAATATTTTTATTTTTTTAGACGAGGTTGAAACAGGTTTTCATCCCGCTTTTCAAAAAAATCTTTTATTTATATTTGAGAATGTTTTAAATATAATATTTAAAGAATACAATTTTTCTTTATTTTTTTTGACTCACTCCCCATTTATCCTCTCAGACCTTCCAAAAGAAAATATTATTTTTATGAAAGACGGTAAAAACGTAAGTAATGAAATAAATATTGAAACGTTTGGTGCTAATATTCATACTCTTTTGACCCACGGGTTTTTTATGGAAGACGGGCTTATGGGTGGGTATGCAAAAAGTAAGATAGATGAAGTTATTAAATATTTGAATAATGAAGAGTCAAAAATAGCTTCTGATGAGGAAGCTCAAAAAATTATCAATATTATAGGTGAGCCTATAATTAAAAAAGAGCTTCAAAGAAAACTTGACAGTAAAAAACTAAATAAAATAAATGAAATAGAAGAAAAAATAACTATATTAAAAGAACGTTTGGAAATATTAAGGAAAAATTCTTGA
- a CDS encoding competence/damage-inducible protein A → MKIFQVIIGTEILQNRRKDKHFDFLKDLLLQRGYELFASFIIKDDPKLLEDTFKLIKNTENSYLFCYGGIGATPDDFTREVAAKVFSDSQMEYNEEFKNLIDKKFPDEDNTKKYLLAYWPKNSKPIWNNPINGYPGFMVDERYFFMPGFPQMSHPMTEWIVDKYFPKKQQKQRFTLIAYAKESEMLDIMKKIPQNVEFSTLPKLDYTSEISFAGENAKEVFEWFKKELDKKSISYEVLQ, encoded by the coding sequence ATGAAAATATTTCAAGTCATAATCGGCACGGAAATACTCCAAAACAGAAGAAAAGACAAACATTTCGATTTTCTAAAAGACCTACTATTACAAAGAGGCTACGAACTTTTCGCCTCTTTCATCATAAAAGACGACCCGAAACTCTTAGAGGATACTTTCAAACTCATAAAAAACACCGAAAATTCGTATCTTTTTTGCTATGGCGGCATAGGTGCTACACCTGATGATTTTACAAGAGAAGTAGCGGCAAAAGTATTTAGCGATTCGCAAATGGAATATAACGAAGAATTCAAAAATCTTATCGACAAAAAATTCCCCGACGAAGACAATACGAAAAAATACCTTTTAGCTTATTGGCCGAAAAACTCCAAACCGATTTGGAATAACCCTATTAACGGCTATCCGGGATTTATGGTGGATGAGAGATACTTTTTTATGCCGGGATTTCCGCAAATGTCTCATCCTATGACCGAATGGATAGTGGATAAATATTTTCCTAAAAAACAACAAAAACAAAGATTTACTCTCATCGCTTATGCAAAAGAGTCCGAAATGCTCGATATAATGAAAAAAATCCCTCAAAACGTCGAATTTTCCACACTGCCAAAATTAGACTACACCTCCGAAATCTCATTTGCCGGTGAAAACGCAAAAGAAGTTTTCGAGTGGTTTAAAAAAGAGCTTGATAAAAAATCGATAAGTTACGAAGTGTTACAATAA
- a CDS encoding diguanylate cyclase → MINRYLKNLICLYVEDDEMIRDIFALMLKRYFKEVIIATNGKEGLELFKTRKPDIIISDIRMPIMDGIEMARDIKKIDPSAYIIFVTAFSDSEYLQSALELGAEGYITKPVEKEKLLQKLNFLAEVIKNKRENEELTNALKVIFENQTEATALYIDKKLKLANKKFKFLLGQLSLEELIEKLNIKLNEKKQIVKYDDKILKIKIIKFNHNSILIFINDITKYEEKIQKDPLTGVYNRNILEKILKENINKNICVIFADIDHFKKINDTYGHQFGDTVLQTFAQILKNSLRKNDIIVRYGGEEFLIYIQNVESIKYAQKIAEQLRKVVENFDFNGKKITASFGVCCKYISSKESFEELIKNADKALYKAKNNGRNRVEVCE, encoded by the coding sequence GTGATTAATCGGTATTTAAAAAACCTCATTTGTTTATACGTAGAAGACGACGAAATGATACGGGATATATTCGCATTGATGCTAAAACGATACTTTAAAGAAGTGATAATAGCGACAAACGGAAAAGAAGGTTTGGAACTATTCAAAACCCGCAAACCCGATATAATCATAAGCGATATAAGAATGCCAATTATGGACGGCATAGAAATGGCACGCGATATAAAAAAAATAGACCCGAGCGCTTATATAATTTTCGTAACCGCATTTAGCGATAGCGAATACCTCCAATCAGCCCTTGAACTCGGAGCGGAAGGCTACATAACAAAACCGGTGGAAAAAGAAAAACTCCTGCAAAAACTAAACTTTTTAGCAGAAGTAATCAAAAACAAAAGAGAAAACGAAGAGCTCACAAACGCTTTGAAAGTTATTTTTGAAAACCAAACCGAAGCTACGGCACTTTATATAGATAAAAAACTAAAACTTGCAAACAAAAAATTCAAATTCTTGCTCGGACAATTATCTCTTGAAGAATTAATTGAAAAACTGAATATAAAACTTAATGAAAAAAAACAGATAGTAAAATACGACGATAAAATTTTAAAAATTAAAATCATTAAATTCAACCACAACTCCATTTTGATTTTCATAAACGATATTACGAAATACGAAGAAAAAATCCAAAAAGACCCTCTAACAGGAGTATATAACAGAAATATTTTGGAAAAAATTCTAAAAGAGAATATTAATAAAAATATTTGCGTAATTTTTGCAGACATCGATCATTTCAAAAAAATAAACGACACATACGGACATCAATTCGGTGATACGGTACTCCAAACTTTCGCACAAATTTTAAAAAATTCACTTAGAAAAAATGATATAATTGTACGCTACGGAGGCGAGGAGTTTTTGATTTATATTCAAAACGTCGAATCGATCAAATATGCCCAAAAAATCGCCGAACAACTAAGAAAAGTCGTAGAAAATTTCGACTTTAACGGCAAAAAAATAACGGCTTCTTTTGGTGTGTGTTGTAAATACATCTCATCAAAAGAGAGTTTTGAAGAATTAATCAAAAACGCCGACAAAGCCCTTTATAAAGCAAAAAATAACGGAAGAAATCGAGTTGAGGTGTGCGAATGA
- a CDS encoding ATP-binding protein, producing MKISLSIKIAVLVMITSFIGIITLSYVSYSQAEKIFIQNSKDRLNQKINQYTEFIKNQITSFKYDINTLSYNPLIKGLVRAYNDPYKYDPQDNKTYSQFIQDVISTFNIMLTQNKSYYQIRILDIKGNELIKLIKDKNKIISLKENSLQNKSNMKYFKETIKYPINKIYISEINLNREYGQIEFPIKPTIRIAKIIENNTKTGAIVIININITKAFDFEKLRKSPIKTYIANNEGYYIFNSTNPNKEFGFEFGKDFKITNDFPFIKELYNSTKDVISFIDTKQNKIYEAKKVYLSPDRFLVILQVANASLFKQKANDYFNTIAIYIFGSLIFITLITIISVKILTNPIKKLTETADKIAKTKGKKHIKIDIKSNDEIGELANAFQIMLNALTKSQKEIEHFAQNLEKEVEKKTKELQKINKNLQKMVEEKVNELREKDKALIQQSKMAAMGEMIGAIAHQWRQPLNALALNIQMLEDLAEDEHLDKETLKEFIKKNMETIKFMSNTIDDFRNFFRKDKEKTIFDIKDIIQNTLHLQRAQLKNHDIEVIENLESAKIEGYKNELMQAILNIISNAKDAIDERRKKEKIKGIIKISTKKDGDNVIIEIEDNGGGIDPHYLDKIFEPYFTTKEEGKGTGMGLYMVKEIIERNGGKIEVANTKEGAKFKIILKAKRD from the coding sequence ATGAAAATTAGTTTGTCGATTAAAATTGCGGTACTTGTAATGATTACGTCTTTTATAGGGATTATAACACTCTCTTACGTTTCGTATTCTCAAGCCGAAAAAATCTTCATCCAAAACTCAAAAGACAGACTAAACCAAAAAATCAACCAATACACCGAGTTTATAAAAAACCAAATCACATCTTTCAAATACGACATCAACACCCTTAGCTATAATCCTTTAATCAAAGGACTTGTAAGAGCTTACAACGACCCGTATAAATACGACCCGCAAGACAACAAAACCTACTCCCAATTCATCCAAGACGTAATTTCGACTTTTAATATTATGCTAACTCAAAACAAATCTTACTATCAAATAAGAATCTTGGATATTAAAGGAAACGAACTTATCAAACTCATAAAAGACAAAAACAAAATCATTTCACTCAAAGAAAATTCACTCCAAAACAAATCGAATATGAAATATTTCAAAGAAACGATCAAATACCCTATCAATAAAATATACATCTCCGAAATAAACCTCAACAGAGAATACGGACAAATCGAATTTCCTATAAAACCTACAATCAGAATCGCAAAAATCATCGAAAACAACACAAAAACAGGTGCAATCGTTATTATAAACATCAACATAACGAAAGCATTCGATTTTGAAAAATTAAGAAAATCCCCTATAAAAACCTATATCGCAAACAACGAAGGGTATTATATTTTCAACTCCACAAACCCGAATAAAGAGTTCGGATTCGAGTTTGGCAAAGATTTTAAAATAACTAACGACTTTCCTTTTATCAAAGAGCTTTACAACTCGACAAAAGACGTTATTTCATTTATCGACACAAAACAAAACAAAATTTACGAAGCGAAAAAAGTATATCTCTCACCCGATAGGTTTTTAGTGATTCTTCAAGTGGCAAACGCTTCACTTTTCAAACAAAAAGCAAACGACTATTTCAACACGATTGCAATTTATATTTTCGGAAGTTTGATTTTTATTACGTTAATTACGATTATTTCGGTAAAAATCCTAACCAATCCTATCAAAAAACTAACCGAAACGGCTGATAAAATAGCAAAAACAAAAGGTAAAAAACATATAAAAATAGACATAAAATCAAATGATGAAATCGGAGAGCTCGCCAATGCTTTTCAGATTATGCTAAACGCTCTGACCAAATCCCAAAAAGAGATAGAACATTTCGCTCAAAACCTTGAAAAAGAAGTTGAGAAAAAGACAAAAGAACTTCAAAAAATAAACAAAAACCTCCAAAAAATGGTAGAAGAGAAAGTAAACGAACTAAGAGAAAAAGACAAAGCCCTTATTCAACAATCAAAAATGGCGGCAATGGGTGAGATGATAGGAGCAATAGCTCATCAATGGCGCCAACCGCTAAACGCTTTGGCTTTAAATATTCAAATGCTTGAGGATTTAGCGGAAGACGAACACCTTGATAAGGAAACCCTAAAAGAATTTATCAAAAAAAATATGGAAACTATCAAGTTTATGAGTAATACGATTGATGATTTTAGAAACTTTTTTAGAAAAGATAAGGAAAAAACGATTTTCGATATCAAAGATATAATCCAAAACACTCTTCATTTACAAAGAGCTCAGCTGAAAAACCACGATATCGAAGTAATCGAAAACTTAGAATCGGCAAAAATCGAAGGATATAAAAACGAGCTTATGCAAGCGATATTAAATATCATCTCAAATGCAAAAGACGCAATTGACGAGCGTAGAAAAAAAGAAAAAATAAAAGGAATTATCAAAATTTCGACAAAAAAAGACGGCGATAACGTTATAATTGAAATCGAAGACAACGGAGGAGGAATAGACCCTCACTATCTTGATAAAATATTCGAACCGTATTTCACAACCAAAGAAGAAGGAAAAGGTACGGGTATGGGGCTATATATGGTAAAAGAAATCATCGAAAGAAACGGAGGTAAGATTGAAGTTGCCAACACAAAAGAAGGTGCTAAATTCAAAATCATATTAAAGGCGAAACGTGATTAA
- a CDS encoding NAD(P)/FAD-dependent oxidoreductase: protein MAKKVLVLGGGFAALESAIWLRKYGFDVTVITNREYMYVYPISIWIPTGEISFEDCTLDWKELSKVHGFDVKFKKVTKIDINNKAVYCEGEEKNCDFDYLIIAIGADKVKHKGSEHFMSICGAPEESLKIKEKLDELIKRGEGKLAFGFGGNPKDPSNVRGGPAFEVMFNIHNKLKKLGIRNKFDITFFAPMPKPGARMGEKALKVMDMWFNKLDIKQIKGKKITEFVEDGVIFEDGSKLESDLTMFIPAGNGPALFKDTGLPLNEAGFIKINEYCEVMHDFDETSSDKFPIFAIGDSAAIDGPDWRAKQGHLAEVMARVAAYNIKMMEESKEARKEYISHINILCLMDSGDGAAFVYRDNKKAILIPLPIIGHWMKKGWGWYFKNSKLNKIPRIPGM, encoded by the coding sequence ATGGCAAAGAAAGTATTGGTTTTAGGTGGTGGTTTTGCTGCGCTTGAAAGTGCGATTTGGCTGAGAAAATATGGATTTGACGTAACGGTTATTACAAATAGAGAATATATGTACGTATATCCTATTTCTATTTGGATTCCGACAGGTGAGATAAGTTTTGAAGATTGTACTCTTGATTGGAAAGAGCTTAGCAAAGTTCACGGATTTGACGTAAAATTTAAAAAAGTTACGAAAATCGATATCAACAACAAAGCCGTATATTGTGAAGGCGAAGAGAAAAACTGCGATTTTGACTATCTGATTATTGCAATCGGAGCAGATAAAGTAAAACACAAAGGCAGCGAACATTTCATGTCTATTTGCGGCGCTCCTGAAGAATCACTAAAAATAAAAGAAAAACTTGACGAACTTATTAAAAGAGGCGAGGGTAAACTTGCGTTCGGATTTGGCGGTAATCCTAAAGACCCGAGCAATGTTAGAGGCGGGCCTGCTTTTGAGGTAATGTTTAATATTCACAACAAACTAAAAAAATTAGGAATCAGAAACAAATTCGATATTACATTTTTCGCTCCTATGCCAAAACCTGGTGCAAGAATGGGCGAAAAAGCTCTAAAAGTTATGGATATGTGGTTTAACAAACTCGATATCAAACAAATAAAAGGTAAAAAAATCACCGAATTCGTAGAAGACGGAGTGATTTTTGAAGACGGAAGCAAGCTTGAGAGTGATTTGACTATGTTTATTCCTGCCGGAAACGGACCCGCTTTATTTAAAGATACCGGACTTCCGTTAAATGAAGCCGGATTTATCAAAATAAACGAATACTGCGAAGTAATGCACGATTTTGACGAAACAAGCTCTGATAAATTCCCAATATTCGCAATCGGTGATAGTGCTGCTATCGACGGACCGGATTGGAGAGCTAAACAAGGACACTTAGCCGAAGTTATGGCAAGAGTTGCGGCATATAACATCAAAATGATGGAAGAAAGTAAAGAAGCCAGAAAAGAGTATATTTCTCATATAAATATTTTATGTCTGATGGATAGCGGTGATGGAGCTGCATTCGTATATAGAGACAATAAAAAGGCTATTTTAATACCTCTACCTATTATCGGTCACTGGATGAAAAAAGGTTGGGGCTGGTATTTCAAAAACTCAAAACTCAACAAAATCCCAAGAATCCCTGGAATGTAA
- a CDS encoding NifB/NifX family molybdenum-iron cluster-binding protein: protein MKIALPTNDKKTLAPRIGMAKGFLVIDTDTNETTYIQNEALKEYIKEHKKLHGDCGEHGLGVGQVLPKKLKELGVEIFVAKFFGEGMLGNLDLYQIKTYVSKKHKIKDVIEEVLNGD from the coding sequence ATGAAAATTGCACTCCCTACCAACGACAAAAAAACATTAGCGCCCCGTATCGGAATGGCAAAAGGATTTTTAGTCATAGATACCGACACTAACGAAACCACTTATATTCAAAACGAAGCATTGAAAGAATATATAAAAGAGCACAAAAAACTCCACGGAGACTGCGGAGAACACGGTCTTGGAGTCGGACAAGTATTACCTAAAAAACTAAAAGAATTAGGAGTCGAAATATTCGTAGCTAAATTTTTCGGAGAAGGAATGCTCGGTAATTTAGACCTATATCAAATCAAAACGTATGTCTCAAAAAAACATAAAATAAAAGACGTTATCGAGGAGGTACTAAATGGTGATTAA
- a CDS encoding ferrous iron transport protein A: protein MNKVVAQARLSELKNGDVFKIIGFDESCGNFKHRMQEMGIAKGQMGQIINKSFFGPIEIDIEGRKLAVGRGMAKKIYVKKFECPIL, encoded by the coding sequence ATGAATAAAGTAGTAGCGCAGGCAAGACTGAGCGAACTTAAAAACGGAGATGTTTTTAAAATTATCGGTTTTGATGAGAGTTGCGGTAATTTCAAACACAGAATGCAAGAGATGGGTATAGCAAAAGGCCAAATGGGACAGATAATCAACAAGTCCTTTTTCGGTCCTATCGAAATAGACATCGAAGGCAGAAAATTAGCCGTCGGTAGAGGAATGGCAAAAAAGATTTACGTTAAAAAATTCGAATGTCCGATTTTGTGA